A window of the Marinilabiliales bacterium genome harbors these coding sequences:
- a CDS encoding ATP-binding cassette domain-containing protein — MGDKLPVLHTENLSVGYRGAGDSSGPVFGGITVDARRSELVALFGPNGIGKSTLLRSIVRLLSPLSGKIYLSGSDIRSYPANQIARMVGFVSTEQVRVNNLKVRDLVSLGRYPHTGWLGRLGYQDNIKVDEALEMVGISQLAGKNIDQLSDGERQRAMIARTLAQDTGIIVLDEPTAFLDLPNKYGIVHLLHRLAVEKGRTIIFSTHDLSIAIQEATKIWLMLPGQIYQGAPEDLILNDQFGRMFENTNLSFSTGKGEFRIKRELKGSIGLLGPATERRWTRNALERNGFRVAENEECSTTISIDKSDGTTTWKLTMQGAGSGFTSIYDLCSHLTSAGAEPPVRGR, encoded by the coding sequence ATGGGCGACAAGCTACCTGTTCTGCATACCGAGAACCTGTCCGTTGGATACAGGGGCGCAGGAGACTCTTCCGGCCCGGTGTTCGGAGGCATCACCGTTGATGCACGCCGGTCAGAACTGGTAGCCCTGTTCGGGCCGAACGGAATAGGCAAGAGCACACTGCTTCGAAGCATTGTCAGGCTTCTTTCCCCCCTTTCGGGGAAGATATATTTATCCGGTTCTGATATACGGAGCTACCCGGCGAACCAGATCGCCAGGATGGTCGGGTTCGTTTCGACAGAGCAGGTGCGTGTGAACAACCTGAAGGTCCGCGACCTGGTGTCGCTGGGCCGCTATCCTCATACGGGCTGGCTGGGGAGACTCGGGTATCAGGACAATATTAAGGTTGACGAGGCACTTGAGATGGTGGGAATATCACAGCTGGCTGGCAAGAACATTGACCAGCTGAGTGACGGAGAGAGACAAAGGGCAATGATTGCACGCACCCTGGCCCAGGATACGGGTATAATAGTGCTCGACGAACCTACCGCCTTCCTTGACCTTCCGAACAAGTACGGGATTGTTCACCTTCTTCACCGGCTTGCGGTTGAAAAGGGACGGACAATAATATTCTCCACGCACGACCTGAGCATAGCTATCCAGGAAGCCACAAAAATATGGCTTATGCTGCCGGGGCAGATTTACCAGGGTGCACCGGAAGACCTGATCCTGAACGATCAGTTTGGCAGGATGTTCGAAAACACGAACCTTTCCTTCAGTACGGGAAAAGGCGAATTCCGGATAAAGCGGGAACTAAAGGGCAGCATCGGCCTGCTGGGACCGGCAACGGAGCGGCGTTGGACCAGGAACGCCCTGGAAAGAAACGGGTTCAGGGTGGCTGAGAATGAAGAGTGCAGTACCACCATCAGCATCGATAAGTCAGACGGTACAACGACATGGAAATTAACGATGCAAGGTGCCGGTTCGGGGTTCACAAGCATTTACGACCTCTGCTCCCACCTTACCTCTGCAGGGGCGGAGCCCCCTGTGAGAGGGAGATGA